From Paenibacillus sp. V4I7, one genomic window encodes:
- a CDS encoding DUF192 domain-containing protein: protein MNTNTGETIAQQVMEAKTFGRRLRGLLFTKRLSSGLCLHIEPCRSVHTFFMQYAIDVVYLDKQHRVVGVEEQLKPGRVGAVFKGTTSVVELPAGSIGLTRTTVGQTVQFI from the coding sequence GTGAATACGAATACGGGCGAAACGATAGCCCAGCAGGTGATGGAGGCCAAAACCTTTGGTCGCAGACTACGTGGGTTGCTCTTTACAAAGCGACTTTCCAGCGGGTTATGCCTTCACATCGAACCGTGTAGATCGGTACATACCTTTTTCATGCAATACGCGATTGATGTGGTTTATCTGGATAAACAGCATCGTGTCGTAGGCGTAGAAGAGCAGTTGAAGCCGGGACGCGTTGGCGCTGTATTCAAAGGAACGACTTCAGTGGTGGAACTTCCCGCAGGCAGTATCGGCCTTACCCGAACGACCGTCGGTCAAACGGTCCAATTTATTTAA